Part of the Quercus lobata isolate SW786 chromosome 6, ValleyOak3.0 Primary Assembly, whole genome shotgun sequence genome, ACGAGGAATCGGTGGAGAAGCTTCTAGAAGATGAAACTAAGGTCTCGGTTTCTTCGTCATCGTAACCGTCGCTGCTGAACAACCCGCTATCTACGCTAGAAGTGCTGACACGGACTTTGGTTgtcgttttcttctttttggcacgtcgttttttcttttccgctgttggaggaggaggaggtggtggtggcggAAGAGACAAAACGTCGTCGTCGTCGGAGTCTGATTCGCCGGAGACAGAGGAGTTGTAGATTTTGTTACGGCGAGGGGTGTCGTCGTAAACCTTGGCGACGACATGCCACTCGTCTTCTTTttcccagtggaactcgagGGTTGATTCGGTGCGGTCGTCATCAGAGAGAGTGGGCTTGGATCTGAGGCCGCAGCCGACGGATATGAGAGCGGATGACACGTGGCGCCTCAGGGAAGAGTGATGGGGTTTGGGGGTTTGTTGGGTTTGGAGGTTGATGAGTGGAGAAGGGCGGAAGAATATTGAAGGGACAGGATTAGCTGGGAGAGTGGAGGGGTCTTTGGAACAGCAGGATTGGAAGGATGGGATCACTCGTGAAATTCGGAACTTGAGACGTTTAGCCATTTTTCTGCTTCTTTCGACTGTTAATGTGTGTGAGAGAAAAGTGTGGTTTTTATATAGGGACTAGGGAGCTAGCTTGGTGCTAATTTTTGAGCTGGTTCACCCAAAacaaggacaaaaaaaaaattgagctaTTTCATGAGGTATTTATTCTTAGAGACTGAAAACCATTTTGTTACAATTTACATAAGTATCTTGTACGAGTTCATCATTGTTACttaataaaaagtataaaacaattgattgtCATAATCTCATAAGATTACGATAAAGCGTATAGTGAAATGTGTagtcttaaattttttgttatttcttttttgttatgcTTCATTAGGTTGGGCCAAATTAGTCATAATTATAGgataaaaattaatgaaaggataatgttaaaaatactactACAACTTTTATATCATAAAAAAgtgttttaaatatttatttaatatgttatttagtttttcaagaaaaataaatatgtcTTACAAACTAATATGTCATTAACCACAACAATTAATTCAAATACTCATTTGTTATGGTGTTGGAGTAGTACTAATCACAAccattttcacattaatttgtaagttttttagTAAGATTTATAGcagttttagtattttctaaaaaatatttaaattctttGTTATTGACAAATCACACCTACACACAATGAGCCTTGAATTTTTACGAGTTTTACCATTTTatcatttgttttaattttattcttttataggAAAGGAAGCAGTTGCATTCTCATTAGAATTCATTGacaaattcttttctttaatttgccTTCAGAAAACACAACATCTAAATAAAAAACCCAGTTGCATGCACCACACGTACCACACACTGATGTTGTTTTAGTAGACACTAATCATTAATGTAATGATTATATCCATACCATGTTTCGGACACACACAAGAAAACTTCAAATTATCTCTAACCAAACGCTGATATAGTATGGAGCAATCTGGCAAGAGCGTCTCTAGGCTTGTAAGAATTCTctacttttgaaaaaataattcatactTTCTCGTGTCCAATGCTTGCAGGTCGAAACTGTCAGTTTCACTTGTAGGTGTAGCCTTCaccaataatataaatattcaaCCGGGTATTCCAAACTTTTTCCACTGGTATactcaaaactaaaaataaactaagcTAGCTAGCATGGTGTTCTTCCTTTTCCATGTTGTGTAATGCACTACTACTAGCTTTTCCTCTtatcttaaattatttttggagggAAGCTAAATATATAGACAAGATAGCCACATTCCAAGATAGATCCTGAAAAATGACTATTTCATCATCAGGGTGCATGTATCCACAGCCCGTACGCTTATTTGGATTCTTTGGCAGATTGATAGATTGCCCAATACTGAAAATTGCTAAAGACTTCATGTAaagcaattttcttttctataaagtTCACttatttttcccataaaaagagTATACTTATTTTCtgttaataaacaaataaaaaaaatatatactgtTACACACTTAGACTGATGTAAAGGATTGTAATGATTAAATTGTACAGAtacattacatttttttttaatgaatctgCAGAGATACATTGcatgagatttaaaaaaatgttccAAAATCATAAATTATAATACAAATTTAACTACCATATAAATGTAGATAGTACCATTAACAGGCCCTGGCCTGCCTCCCAATTAATAATGGAGTGACAACAAGgaatggaaacaaaaaaaatacacttgggtaattcaggaaaaaaaggaaaaacacacatacactgGGTAAAAGAACAGTTTTAGTCCGCTCTCACTGCACCGCTCCACAAACATGGGGTGACAAGATTGTTTGCTTTAGGCCTTAAATTCTTGCTTTGATTTCGAAGGtactaaataatttataatacttTACGAACCGCTCCAAAGAATTCACTTGTACTGTTTCACATAATCTATACCTTGGTGGATAATAATAAATTAGCACGAGTTTTGCTTGGGGGGCCCTGGCAGAGACCTAGATTTTTTTAGCTTGGATTAAATAATTTAACTCTTGCAGACTATCGCCTGCCTTATTAGACCCTAGTGCCTAGTGAGTAGTAATGTCCTATTGCTCTTGACTAAAGAACAGTCGAATTGTCAAAAAGAGTAAAAGCAAATCGTGTACTCTCAATCAAATgcattattatatattgtaaCCCTTCCAAAGCGTGTAAGAAAGGAGAGGGTTCTGGCATTTTTTGGCACAGGATAAATGATTTTAGGCAGGGTAGACATACAAAGAAAAGTCAAATCCAATGACGCTCTGTGTCTCAAAGACATGGTGGGGATCCAAGGAAACAAAATCATCTTTGCATGCAAGTGCCTAtctttttggcctttttttctttgtcaaattGGGTCGTGGTCTTTCGCAAAGTTAATGCCCCTTTTATACAATCAAATGTCTCCAACATTGTGCGTTCTCTGTATCACCCCACTCCACCCCTATGCCTCAGCGTGTCGGCAGggattttctgaaattttgaaTGCTATTATTCTCAGGATAAGCCAAGGCCTATAAATTGGGCCAGACTCAGAAATGGTATTTGCCTAGAGGCATATTTTTGCTCCTCATAGcattagcctttttttttttttttttgctgaattcatagcattagcattggacCAAATAATTAGTCCATCTAACATTTTACTAATAAACTCCTACATACACTGACTTTTCCACACACAGTCTTTCACACACCTCCTCACATGTCACATGTAGAGTTACATGAGCTCACCTCAAAACACCGGATATGGGAAAATGCATGTGAacaaatcaatatattttttcGACACACTTACCGCTAGTAAAATTACCTAAactttgcattttttatttttcaactctctttctctctctctctcaacggAATGTGTGATCACCACTCTGGATCCACACCAACCACGACCATTGGATCACATTGTAAGATTGGTGTGAATCCTAATTTTAGGATGACCAACCATTTTAATTCAGTGCATATGATGTCATCAGAAGCTAGATGAAATGCATGCAAGATAACTTCCTTGTTGGGGTGGATTTTGGTTTAAAGATTTCTATCAAATTGAGTCTTTCACATTTTAGATGAAATTTATGAAAAGTTCTTCTATCAAAGAGGACCACGCTTCTTTTGTTGAAGTAAATCCAAATGGCATGATTTGAGATTACTTACAAATCGATTTAATGAAATCctaaattttgtatataaaaaaaaggaagatttgGTAGGTTTATGATTGATTTCTGATAAGAGATCACTACCTTAGGACTATTATAGTTATTGCCTTTGTTCACCGGGGATACGGTTGCTAGCTCCCTTGTTACAGGTCACTAACTTCCTTAACCTTTCATAGTAAAAACATatacaatttttaataatttaaggtttgtgaaactaatttttataagtttataaacaaaaatcaatctatctatttaaattaaatagtataatttcaaatgtaatttaatttttaatttttaattagtaGTATAGATttttgaagagataaaaatttagttattatatatatatatatatataaaagagaaaagaataagttaatcaaaTAGCTTATAAACAACTTCAAGTTAGcttgacaaagaaaaaaagaatcaatcTTGAATATGTAATACATTTTAGTAAtgagtttgaatttgatttattttcgaaataaatttaaatgaacagtttttaacttttaatactCACCCTTCTTAAGCACATATTACATTCAACCATAGAAATTTTTatcagaaaaaataaaggaaaagaaatcctaattcgcaactttttttttttgtttaatggaaAATAGTCCCAAAATTAGGATGAGGTAGATAAAGCAAGTGTGCAAGGGCTATGCCTATGCCCAGGACAGTGAACGAACATTAAATAAGGGCCCATcatcaagcttttttttttttagatgaaggCCCATCATCAAGCTTGGTTGGTGTAATAAgcaaattttagtatttatgAACAGTAATGCCAAGAGTGCACTTGTGTCACAGGAGCCATGTGCTATCTAGATTCTCGCTCTAAGAAAATGATGTCTATATcgatgttaaatttttttttcctcaaaaaaagtGACAACTCAATACAAGCAGTTCATATTAATTTCTATCAAAAGCTCCAACATTAGATTTCAAAtgcaatcaaattttttttgacaattttccCTCCAATTTGAGATGCATGAACTATTTTCAACCCATTTTAAACCAAATCAAATTCTGtcataaataatagtaattcCCAAAACTCAttgttaactttttattttttttgagaaggcaCTCATTGTTAACTTAAGTATGTGTGTGTacatatatttacaaaattttattctcaCTATCAtgtttcaaataattaaaaactagctgtattttttgcaataaattttcctttagattgaattttaaaaatttcattaaaaaatgtaatacaTATTAATAAGatagacaaagtttagctacaaaattgattgtagcctAAGACTATAACTTTAcgcaataaaataaacactattacatattttgaaaatctaaccattgaattgcatgttttttatgctctcaatatacatgtcaaattttgtgtcaataagatattatttactatataatctacaagcttatattttatatataactttaaactacaaaaacttgcaatttaaataatttattgatgatagagctattcatctttaaatttttagaaattttgtaagtatgggggatataagaaaaaaatgtaatccaatgatggatttgtcaaaattcatctccaatgAAAAGATATTAAGATTGTAAGTTAAGgatacaactaattttgtagttaaattttgtcctaataAGATTCATTTTAATGTAATAGCACAAGTACGTTAAGATATAAAAACTAAGTATATAAAAATGTCAATTATCCACCTTATTTTTCTATGAGGACAATCAATTTGCATACTCTATGAGCAACGAAATTAAATGATTTCAAATACTTAAATTGTTTatctcattaattatttttttaataaaccaaaTTTGAAACCCTTCATTCAAAATGACTATAATtatgcctttaaaaaaaaaactataataatttatttatagtatcTACAAATGTTTGTCTAGTTGACTTTAtaggaaaaatataaattgataaaTGATAATTGTTATTCAATGCATTGATGCGAATGCAGGAATTATAAGCTATTTTATAAtaaggggaaattacactttaccaccctaaactatccactagattacactttgcaccctaaactatctgactgcacactttgcaccctaaactatcacaCTTATCACGCTTTGCACCCCGGTGTTATTTTTCTGTTATATTTAACAGAATCTTGTTGCATGTGACAAGCACATGCTTCTTACTTAGgtgaaacaaaattaaaagactaaaataccCTTCTCAAGATTAACAAAACCTAAATTTTTCCACATCTCCCTCTATCTCACGTGGGGCCATCCTCTTCATTTGCactgtttctaaaaaaaaaaaaaaaacgcagctTCATGCAGCTTTAGAGTTTCTCTTGTATCTTCCTTGGCCATTGACAAAGTTCAAATCTTCTATTAAAGGTTAGCAAAATCAAAATGCACGGATGTGATTTTGAGAAACACAAAGTCTCAAATTCACGGATGTAATTCttgactgatttttttttttctttttatcattctttttatCGTTCTCTTCTTGACTGATTTTGAGAAACACAAAGTCCCAAACACAAAGTCCTCGTACCTGCTTTAGCATAAGTCTCCCCCACAAGGGCCACCACcaccaaataaataatataaaaaaacataataataataaaataaaatgtaatatcTGATCACAACGCAGAAATGCTTTGAATTCCACAAATTGCAAATCAAATATCTGCAAATATCTGAGAATTTACCACCTGTCACAAATTGCTAAATTGTATGATACAATACCATGGCCTTAATAAGTGTACAAACAACATGCAAATCATTGCTGgaaagcaaaatatttttgaacTCACAGGGTACCTGGTACTAAACCACCATGATAAAGTGCTTTGAGTTCCACATGATGATGACACAAAATAAATTGCTTTGACATTAATagctttattctttttttttgaggaaacagCTTTACTCATTGTTCACATACGACAATGACACAAAAAATAATCCAAATGTATGGATTACGTAGAACATAAAATTGTTAATGCCTAGTAAAAATCATTGTTCACAAATTaacaatgacaaaaaaaaaaaaacccaaatgtaAGGATTACATGTTGTTAATGCCTAATACAAAAAGTTTGCACAACCCAACACAAACTAATTATATTTGCTCAAACCCaaggtttttcttcttcttagcCTGCATCCTTTGAATGGCTTTTTCCAAAGTTGGCACCACCACACGCTCACTATTAGCACCACCACCATATATTGTTAATGGTGCCGTTGAAGTTCTTACACCGGTGGAACTTGCAACAACAGCCTTTGAACCTCCAGCCCTTGAATTTAAAGCACTTACAGCAATAGTCTTTATACCTTTAGCCCTTGAATCTACAGCACTTGCAGCAGTAGCCCTTGCACCTCCAGCTGCTTGCTTCTTGTTTGTTGTAGGTGTCTTCTTAGCATTGGTAGACATTGTACCCTACATtataacacacaaaaaatatataaatatcaaGAATTAACGATGGAAAACATAACATAGAGCACACAAAACTAACCTTGTCTTTTTTGGATGGACATGTTCTGCTATTATGTCCCACCTTCTTACACTCAGAGCACTTGATGATTGTACCAGCCTTGCTTAGCTTATATGGGTTTTTGGGTTCTAAAGGATGcctctttctctttatcttgGGTCTACCACGTTGTATCTTATCCTTGGGTGGTTCCAAAGGATCTATTGATGTCCTTCTCCACTGTTCCATGCTAGCCACAGGGTAAATTATTGGTTCATATGCCTTCATGTATGTCTCAATTGTGTAATAAGGATGCACATAATCTTCAGGTACACTTCCATCAAATAGTATGGCAGATATGGCATGTTGACATGGGATGCCAGTAAGATCCCACTTCCTACAACCACATGTCCTCTTGCTCAAATTCACAACAAACCTTTGATGTTTGCACTCAACCTCAAATAAACCATTTCCAGCATATATTGACACACAATCAGAAGACTTCAAACCTTCATTGTCCAACTTCGCTTGAATTTTGGGACATATTTTCCCTGTCAATTTAGACATCCCTTCCCTCTTCAATTGGAACCTCCTCATCAGCTTTCTCCTAATCTTTTCAATCATGGTTACTATAGGCTTGTCCCTAGCATCTAAAATGTATGAGTTGAAACTCTCTGATAGATTATTCACAAGCAGGTCACTCTTTGAATGGTCTGTGAAATATGACCTAGACCACATGGATGGATCTACATTATCCAAATACTCATAAGCTTTTGGGCACAATTTCTTAAGCTCACCCATTTGTTCAAGAAACTCATGCTCTGTATATGCTGTAGCTGCAGCCCACAACTTGTCCTTAAGTGCTTTCCCTTTGTGGCCTTTATCTCTATAATTGGCATACAAATGCCTCACACATGACCTATGATCTGCCATAGGACACACCACGTCAAAGCTTTGGATCAAGCCCTACATACAAAAGACAAatactttaataaaaataataaaatatataaaggtcaaatttaataaatgaaaataatgaaaattgcCCATGCCTTTTGTCTATCTGAAATAAATGCCCATCCATGTTGTTCAACTGGGCCAAGATCCTTCAATAAGCAATCAAGGAACCAAGACCAACTGTCCTTGCTCTCAGTTTCTACAATAGCCATAGCAATGGGGTACATGTTATCATTGGCATCTCTTCCCACAGCACTTAAGATTTGTCCTTTTTGGTTGCCCTTCAAGAAACATCCA contains:
- the LOC115950519 gene encoding transcription repressor OFP7 produces the protein MAKRLKFRISRVIPSFQSCCSKDPSTLPANPVPSIFFRPSPLINLQTQQTPKPHHSSLRRHVSSALISVGCGLRSKPTLSDDDRTESTLEFHWEKEDEWHVVAKVYDDTPRRNKIYNSSVSGESDSDDDDVLSLPPPPPPPPPTAEKKKRRAKKKKTTTKVRVSTSSVDSGLFSSDGYDDEETETLVSSSRSFSTDSSSEFNPNLETIREMPPMLRRKSTKRSKKRCVSKRKLVLSSPESESPARLSMFQRLIPCTVEGKVRESFAVVKKSEDPYEDFKRSMMEMILEKQMFDEKDLEQLLHCFLSLNDREHHGVIVQAFSEIWEALFCRRTSTRTSQRVSTS
- the LOC115993810 gene encoding uncharacterized protein LOC115993810, which encodes MIEKIRRKLMRRFQLKREGMSKLTGKICPKIQAKLDNEGLKSSDCVSIYAGNGLFEVECKHQRFVVNLSKRTCGCRKWDLTGIPCQHAISAILFDGSVPEDYVHPYYTIETYMKAYEPIIYPVASMEQWRRTSIDPLEPPKDKIQRGRPKIKRKRHPLEPKNPYKLSKAGTIIKCSECKKVGHNSRTCPSKKDKGTMSTNAKKTPTTNKKQAAGGARATAASAVDSRAKGIKTIAVSALNSRAGGSKAVVASSTGVRTSTAPLTIYGGGANSERVVVPTLEKAIQRMQAKKKKNLGFEQI